Sequence from the Nitrosopumilus maritimus SCM1 genome:
AATATTTTTTCAATAGATGTGTTTGAATCAATCTCTATGTCTTTTACTGGACGGCCTGGATCAACCATGTTCTAATTCGATGGAGTCAAGTATAAAATTCTGCCTTAACTTTGAATTATTTTTCAATTATCTAAGAAAACTTTAAACCCGCCCAATATCACCACTCTTCGAATGACAGGAAGAATCAAAGTCGGATTAGTAGGAATTGGAAACTGCTTTTCAGGACTTATTCAAGGAATTGAATACTATAGAAAAAACCCTTCTCAAGAAGTAATTGGAATTATTCACGATAAATTAGCAGGATATGGAATTCATGATATTGACTTTGTATGTGGATTTGATGTTGGAGAAAACAAAGTTGGAAAACTAATCAATGAAGCAATTTATGAATACCCAAACATGGTAGACTGGATTCCAAAAGATGAAATGCCAAAAACTGATGGCAAAGTATTCGAGAGTCCAGTTTTAGATGGTGTTGGATTGTGGGTTGAAAACAGAGTAAAACCAATCAAAAGTGCAAAAACTGATGATGAAATTGCAGAAGAAGCAAAGAAAATCATCAAAGAGACTGGTGCTGAAATTATTGTATCATATTTACCTGTGGGTTCAGATAAAGTCACTCAATTCTGGGCTCAAGTTTGTCTTGATACTAATACTGCTTTTGTAAACTGTATTCCTTCATTTATTGCATCAGATCCTGAATGGGCAAAAAAATTTGAAGAGAAGAACATCCCTTGTATTGGTGATGATATCAAAGGTCAAGTTGGAGCAACTATTGTGCATAGAACATTAGCAAAACTCTGTAATGACAGAGGAACTAAAATTGAAAAAACATACCA
This genomic interval carries:
- a CDS encoding inositol-3-phosphate synthase, with the protein product MTGRIKVGLVGIGNCFSGLIQGIEYYRKNPSQEVIGIIHDKLAGYGIHDIDFVCGFDVGENKVGKLINEAIYEYPNMVDWIPKDEMPKTDGKVFESPVLDGVGLWVENRVKPIKSAKTDDEIAEEAKKIIKETGAEIIVSYLPVGSDKVTQFWAQVCLDTNTAFVNCIPSFIASDPEWAKKFEEKNIPCIGDDIKGQVGATIVHRTLAKLCNDRGTKIEKTYQINVGGNTDFLNMKEQERLVSKKISKTESVQSQLDERLDDDQIYVGPSDFIPFLGNTKLMFMRIEGRQWANIPYNMEVRLDVDDKANSAGIVIDAIRLAKIALDRGVGGPIKPASAYLMKHPIEQTSDVAAKTACEKFVAGE